From one Oncorhynchus nerka isolate Pitt River unplaced genomic scaffold, Oner_Uvic_2.0 unplaced_scaffold_1339, whole genome shotgun sequence genomic stretch:
- the LOC135568912 gene encoding uncharacterized protein LOC135568912 codes for MTFNINTRVQTLNNMEELRNSSFGRPSPRHGLKLLFWFAKDYIVIKNGNQMVANCDPKEGVFGFHHFQNRRECENNKRLLPFSKYPFYDVGNLHLKASDSMPEYVRKYNTGDIDTSNMDRLIISMRPDMTVDKVYVTQHEDLKSFNPDNTYCISRELLMNIRRHSLSNFLEQAGYNTHEQNVIIDLGIAPRESGDTRIDMEGGSRAPPRAPPRAPPRAPPRAAPGFWESYCSIL; via the coding sequence gGTTCAAACATTGAACAATATGGAGGAGCTTAGAAATTCTTCGTTTGGTCGTCCCTCACCCAGGCACGGACTCAAGCTCCTTTTCTGGTTCGCCAAAGATTACATCGTCATCAAAAATGGCAACCAGATGGTTGCAAATTGCGACCCCAAAGAGGGAGTCTTTGGATTCCATCACTTCCAGAACAGACGTGAGTGTGAAAACAACAAGAGGCTGCTTCCTTTTAGTAAGTACCCATTCTATGACGTGGGCAACCTCCACCTCAAGGCATCTGATTCCATGCCTGAGTACGTCAGGAAGTACAACACTGGTGACATAGATACCAGCAACATGGACCGCCTCATCATCAGTATGCGTCCAGACATGACAGTGGATAAGGTCTATGTGACCCAGCACGAGGACCTGAAGAGCTTCAACCCGGACAACACCTATTGCATCAGCAGGGAGTTGCTCATGAACATACGTCGCCATTCATTGAGTAACTTCCTGGAACAGGCGGGCTATAACACCCATGAGCAAAATGTAATTATTGATCTGGGCATCGCCCCCAGGGAGTCTGGGGATACCAGGATTGATATGGAAGGTGGATCCAGAGCTCCACCCAGAGCTCCACCCAGAGCTCCACCCAGAGCTCCACCCAGAGCTGCACCAGGCTTCTGGGAAAGCTACTGTTCCATACTGTAA